From Paenibacillus sp. V4I7, one genomic window encodes:
- a CDS encoding response regulator, translating into MYHILVAEDEPWIRSSVVEMVNRIGEGTITVSEATNGEEAWALIQELWPTVLITDIMMPKMDGLSLIQKIHEHEIPMIYIIISGYDNFQYAQKAIRYGVTEYLLKPVDMEQLREALHRSEQSMGKLKEISSYMSRFQQLVNAFGEMAPQTVNRKMSDLIDSVLKLKYINPAARMNLLRIFEWKLTGMMKELSPGQTVPTIPVDAEDAAILRYFNQLAVVLIMHYAEQSKSNINHIIKRVCDYIHTHFKKDISLTEMAQYANMSISYFSALFKRCTGRTLVQYIQEVRIEKAKQLLLETQLKNYEIAERVGFATQPYFIRVFKSSVGVSPNTFRKRMGS; encoded by the coding sequence ATGTATCATATTCTGGTGGCAGAGGATGAGCCTTGGATCCGAAGCTCTGTCGTCGAGATGGTGAATCGGATCGGAGAAGGAACGATCACCGTATCGGAAGCGACGAATGGGGAAGAAGCTTGGGCATTGATTCAGGAATTATGGCCGACCGTGCTGATTACGGACATCATGATGCCGAAGATGGATGGTCTGTCGCTGATCCAAAAAATCCATGAGCATGAAATTCCGATGATATACATCATCATCAGCGGGTATGATAATTTCCAATATGCGCAGAAAGCGATTCGCTACGGAGTTACCGAATATTTGCTGAAGCCGGTGGATATGGAGCAGCTCCGGGAGGCACTGCACAGATCTGAACAAAGCATGGGAAAGCTGAAAGAAATCAGCTCCTATATGTCCAGATTCCAGCAGCTTGTGAACGCCTTCGGCGAGATGGCCCCTCAGACAGTTAATCGAAAAATGTCGGATCTCATCGATTCCGTCTTGAAGCTCAAATACATCAATCCGGCCGCAAGAATGAATTTGCTCCGCATCTTCGAATGGAAGCTCACAGGCATGATGAAGGAATTGTCGCCGGGACAAACCGTCCCGACGATTCCGGTCGATGCGGAGGATGCAGCGATACTTCGTTATTTCAACCAATTGGCCGTTGTTCTGATTATGCATTATGCGGAGCAGAGCAAATCGAATATTAATCATATCATCAAAAGGGTATGCGATTACATCCATACTCATTTTAAGAAGGATATTTCTTTAACGGAAATGGCTCAATATGCCAACATGAGTATTTCGTATTTCAGCGCGTTGTTCAAAAGATGCACAGGACGCACTCTGGTTCAGTACATTCAGGAAGTGAGAATTGAAAAGGCGAAGCAGCTTCTGCTCGAGACGCAGTTGAAAAATTACGAGATAGCCGAACGGGTCGGGTTCGCCACACAGCCTTATTTTATCCGGGTATTTAAAAGCTCGGTAGGCGTTTCCCCCAATACGTTCCGAAAGCGGATGGGGTCATGA